The Bdellovibrionales bacterium genome segment CTAACTGCGGAGCGAAACCCATGTCGATCATGCGGTCCCCCTCATCAAGAACTAAGACTCCTGTGCTTAAAAGATTTATCGATCTCCTGTTGAGGTGATCGATCAGTCTACCCGGAGTCGCAATGACGATGCGAGGGCCACGCTTAAGAGACGTCAATTGTCTTCTGATATCAGCCCCACCGACCAAGGTGCAAGAACTGACTTCCCTCGTGTGTATCGTCAAGCTTCTGATCACATCAGCTACTTGCTGGGCAAGTTCCCGCGTGGGCACCAGAAAAAGTGCGTTTTTCTTTGGATCACTTAAGACGCTCACAATAGCAGGCAAACCATACGCAGCTGTTTTTCCTGATCCTGTTTCAGCGCAAGCTATGAGATCCTTTCCTTCAAGAGCGAGGGGTATCGCCTTTGATTGAATTTCGGTTGGCTCAGTAAAATTTAGATCCTTTAGCGCCTTTTGTAGGGGCGCCGGGAACGGCATACTTTGAAATGTGGACATTTTTACCTCTGTTTTAGACATTAAGCCGCAAAAAAGAGGTCTGCTGACAAATTGAGCGAACTCTCGATAACGACAGCGCAACCTATCGTGATATATCGCGTCATGTCAAATGGCATTTTCTGTAATCGTAGGAGCTTGAATTGACTGATATTCAACCCATTTTGGCACCTTAAGATGGCAGTTGATTTGAACCAATTTCGATTTGAAGTAAACTATTTGGGCGAACCGGAAACTTCCTTAAGCTCTCGAGATAGATCTCGTAAGCGGGACGAAAAAGGTTCACGTAGGTCCTTATGAGTTCGGCGGACATTCCCTCGCGTCCCATAGCCACCATCGCTTCCTCCGCTCTTATCCTCCAGTTCGATATGAAATCCAAACTCTTGGGAGTCAGTTGAATAAAACTATCCAATATTTTGTACCAGACTTCATATTTCGGCAAAAATCCGTTGATGGCCCTCATGTGAACCTCGGATATTTGAGAAGAAGCAAGTGGTCTAAAACCAAGCATCCAACCTTCAAGAAATACAATGCTCAATGGTCCTGCAACTTTTGGCCACTCTGAAGTGGGTCGACGATCTCCCAATCCTTGATAAGCCGATTTATCATACCGAGGAATTTGAACCGTGCCGGCCTTCCCAAGACCTTTGAGATCGCTCAGCACTTGAAGACCCAATTCAATGTCATGAGTGCCAGGATATCCTCTCATCTGAAGATACGGATTCTCTCTATATTCTCTCGCCAATGCCACCTGCTGATCTCGACGAAGATAAAAATCGTCAATGGATAAGGATATCGCCTTCTCCCCATCAATCTCAAAACACTGACGTAAGGCCTCTGTCAGAGTCGTTTTTCCAACTCCCTGAGGGCCATTCAAGCCAATAAACAATGGATAGTCAGATTCATGATCTTTGAGTTTGCTGCGACACCAAAAGTAAACCGGCAGATAAAGTTGAACGGCCCTCTCTTCAAATTGATCAGATTTATGAGAGGGGTCGACTTTAGATCTAAGAGCCCGCAAGACCCGATCAAAGTCTTCTCTTCCTATGGGAGAATCCATTTCAAGTGAATCCAACAGACTCCTCACTTGCGGAGACAGCCCCATGTTCAATTTATCCTCAGAGTTAAACAATTTGTGCCTGCATGATCCAACGTTTTCGTCCCCTTTCAATGATTTCCTCATCAGTACGGATGGACCAGCCTCGCCTCTTCAGCTCGCTACGAACCATTTCAGGTGATTTGTTCGGCCCTAATACCAAATTTATATGTTTAACCGGTCCCAAACGCGACAAAAATTTAACAATGAGATGAGCGCCGACCCCGGATATCACAATATTTGCTCGCTCTGATGGCATTGCCATTTTTAACATATCGCCAACCCTCAGTTGAAGGGCGGCTCCAACACTCAGCAAGTCATACTGATATTTGTTCAACAAATTTCTCAACGGACCTACCGCAAGTTCTGACTTATCAACAAATATCACACCGGGAAACCGTCCCGACATCAAACATCTTCTCCCTACCAATCCGTGGTCACAACAAAGGTCCCATACTTCATAGGAAGGATCCAACAATTGATAAATTCTCTCCAATCGTTTGCTGAGCGACAGCTTCCTGACGTCCGTCCTCTCCTTCAAGTTCTCCACTCTGGGGACACCTCATTCTCCTCTGTTTCAGATGATTCTATTTGAACACCCACCTTGGGGCCATTTTGAGCTTTCTGCATCCAAGGCTCGATGTTTTTCCTAATTTAAAAATTCCATTGCTGCAAAAAAACTCTCACCTCATTTAATATTCGCCACGATCTTAAAGCAGGCTCTGCCTGTTTCTGTAAACGATCGTGGCCTTCTAAAGCCGCTAATACCCCGTAGTAGCCCCTACTAAAATCAACAAATGGATACCATCCAAAAACCCCCGGACACGAACGAGCATTCAGAGTTGAGCAGCCCTCTTTGCCACCAGGTTCGCATTCAATCCAATTGCCCAGACCAAAATGATAATTCTTTCCCAAGAGAGTCTTCATTGGCGATGCGTCCACCAACGTGGATGTTGAAAACTGGTCTGACATCATTTTATCCACTAAGGTATCCGAAATAAAACCATTTCTCTCGGCAATGAGTGCTTTAAGTATTCGAACAAAGTCCATCATGTTGATCACCAACCCCTCAAATCCGGACGGGTTTATTTCACCCTCACGATCGATTGGATCAGTGAAATAGGTTGTCTCCCGCTCCAAATCCAATGGCAATATCAGCTCACTTTTCACTATTTCCTTCCATTTTTTCTCCGCGGCCCTTTCAGCCATGGCCATTGCAATCTGGATATGAGAGGGGCCATAAGAAAAGGCCTCTCCCTCTTTGCGCAATGGAATTTTTTCCTCATAGAGATTCTTCTTAACTTCCACTGCGCAGCCTTGGAGGGTGCGATCAGAACGGCCAAAGCAATTAAAATTCTCGATTCTCCCTGGCAATCCTGATGTCATACTCAACAAGCCCCGAAGCGAAATCTTTCCCGCATCACCGGCCCACCCCAAGACAGATCCCGTCGTGCTGCTGAGCTTCAAATCTCCCTTATCCACTAACCTCAAAAGAACAACCGTTGAAACCCAAACAGAAGATGACCCAGCCGGAATCAAATCGGTGCCAGAGAAAGGTCGCTGCCCGCTCGGGCTCTCAATGTGACCGAGAGCTTTTGCAAATATCAGCTGCCCATCTCGACGAAACAAAAACAAACCCACACCTGTTCGTTTTTCTTTACCCATTTGATCCACGAGAAGAGCGGTCAATTCATCTTTGAATTTCTGACTATCCACTCGAGCTACTTTAGTGTGTCCTCCGCGACGATGTTTAAGCCATCCTTCGTCTTGTTCCTCTCGCACAGAATGACAAGATAATAGAAAATGAAGCAATATTACTGTTAAGACAAAAAGAGATCCATTCAAAGTTTTTTGCCCCCTTATTAAGTTCCTACTGGTTTCCAGGTCAATCCTAATGAAAGAATTTTATCAATAAGAATCGTGTAGCTGAGGCCATAGGCAACTGCTGATGCCGCAAAGTCCTCCCCGTTTCCAATATCCGGATTTGGATTGGCTTCAATGACATAAATATTGCCTTCGGCGTCCATGCGCATATCGATTCGAGCATAGCCACTCAATCCCAAAGCCGAATATGTTCTCTTTGCCACTTTTTGCATGCGGATCAACAAAGACTGATTTAGGTCTTGAGCAAGTCCAGTATCTATTCCAAATTTTTTGCGATATCGAGAGTCCCACTTTACCCTGCGGGTCGCCACCTTTGGCACTCGTTCTGAAGTGTTCTTAAAAGTAAGTTCCCATAGCGGGAAGACTTGAAGTCGTTTATTACCAATGACTCCTACATAAAATTCTCTTCCGTCTATATAAGATTCTACGATGACATCCGAATCTACTTTTTCTGAAAAATAGGATATTCTCTCTCGTAAATTCGCCTCATTCCAAACAACGCTATCCTGAGTGATTCCCATACTGGCCTCTTCGGTCAGCGATTTAACAAACAACGGATATTGCAACTTTTTAGGGAGGTGATGGGGGCCCGATTTTGAAAAAACCAAAAAATCAGGGGTTGGAATCCGATGAAATCTCATTAATTTTTTTGCTAAATCCTTGCTCCTTGCGATAATCAATCCACGCGGATTGCACCCCGTATAACTAACACCTAACATTTCAAGGTAACTCACCACATGCTGATCAAAAGTCGCCTGTCCCGCAAATTCCTCAAGAAGATTGAAAATGATATGAGGCGAAAAACTCTGAATTGTCTGACGAATCACATGGGTATCATCTCTGACGCCAAGAAGACTGACTTCGTGACCCGCTTCAACGAGGCCCTCTCGAACATTATATTCTGTCTTCCAAGAAACATCGTCCAAATCCTGGCCAACTGGAACCTTCTCCGGAGGAACAAGGTCTTCATGGACGAGCACAAGAACCCTTAATCTTTTCATAGAATTATATGGTGCCGCTTTCCTGCAAAGTCATCAAGAGCCTGAGCCGTCACAATGTCCAGAATAGGACCTATTTTTTGATCTGGAGCAACCCTCAAACCAAGTTCTCTCGCACGATGGGTCAACCGCCGAATGACTTGATTCACCCGATATTTGTATTCTCCCAATCCTTCAGCCACCTGACCGCAAAGATAGGATCGATTTTCCATGATGAATTGGTCCACCTTTGGTCCACTAAAACATGAGCGGCCAAATGCAGTAGATAATTTCTCGTCGAGATCGATGACATTATCAAGACCCAGTTGGCGTCGCTTCTTCATAAAATACTGACCCAAGGTAAGCTGGCTGCGATGAAGGGGTTCATAGGTGCTCTTTAATCGATTTAACGGCCTCCGTCCCTTGATGCTGGTCATTATTGCGTCCATCGCTTGAACTTTTTTGAGAGCAGACCATCCGCTGTATCTGGTTCTCCAGTTTGAAGTCGGGTCTAGCCAGACCGCAAAGGTTTCTGCAAAGTCCTCGTCTGGATGACTTTGGGCATAGTTATTTGCCAAATGCCGGACAAATCTCCGACTATATGGCTGAGGCAAATAAGAGCGAGGATAGGGGGTCTGAGAAGAGCCAAAGACCTCAATTCTCAATCGATCCTTGCGGAGCCGGTAGGCATTCTCAAGGGCGTGCCCTGTTTCATGCCGCAATACCCTCAGAAGATCCAACGGCTTTTCTCCCTCCGCAAATCCGATAAATCTCTTTTCTAATTCCAATAATCGAGAATCTAATAGATAGAATGGAATTGAAATTCCCGGAATATAATCGGGACAAAACCACTCTTCTCCAATCCAAAAATGAGGAGCAAATACCAAACCCTTTCTTTGCAATTCACTACGAAGAGTTCTGATACCACGAACAAGGTTTGGCATCTCCAGGCTCAACTGAAAGGACCTTAAGGGCCTGTTCAATAGCTCTTGATCTGAACCTTGAACTCCACTTTTCACCTGCCGACCCTTCACAGCTGCTCCTATTGCTATTCCAAGCCAAACGCGAGAGCCAACCCAGCCATGCCCGATTTAACTCGAACATGGCAGCTGATCAAGTGCGGAGAATTTACCCCTCTGCGGAAAGGATATATCGGGTACCCAATTGAAAAATTTATTCAATTTGTCTCAAGGACGCGCTGAACTGTATCATCTTGACCCGCCTGAATCC includes the following:
- a CDS encoding tRNA (adenine(22)-N(1))-methyltransferase TrmK — encoded protein: MENLKERTDVRKLSLSKRLERIYQLLDPSYEVWDLCCDHGLVGRRCLMSGRFPGVIFVDKSELAVGPLRNLLNKYQYDLLSVGAALQLRVGDMLKMAMPSERANIVISGVGAHLIVKFLSRLGPVKHINLVLGPNKSPEMVRSELKRRGWSIRTDEEIIERGRKRWIMQAQIV
- a CDS encoding serine hydrolase: MNGSLFVLTVILLHFLLSCHSVREEQDEGWLKHRRGGHTKVARVDSQKFKDELTALLVDQMGKEKRTGVGLFLFRRDGQLIFAKALGHIESPSGQRPFSGTDLIPAGSSSVWVSTVVLLRLVDKGDLKLSSTTGSVLGWAGDAGKISLRGLLSMTSGLPGRIENFNCFGRSDRTLQGCAVEVKKNLYEEKIPLRKEGEAFSYGPSHIQIAMAMAERAAEKKWKEIVKSELILPLDLERETTYFTDPIDREGEINPSGFEGLVINMMDFVRILKALIAERNGFISDTLVDKMMSDQFSTSTLVDASPMKTLLGKNYHFGLGNWIECEPGGKEGCSTLNARSCPGVFGWYPFVDFSRGYYGVLAALEGHDRLQKQAEPALRSWRILNEVRVFLQQWNF
- a CDS encoding ATP-grasp domain-containing protein; amino-acid sequence: MKRLRVLVLVHEDLVPPEKVPVGQDLDDVSWKTEYNVREGLVEAGHEVSLLGVRDDTHVIRQTIQSFSPHIIFNLLEEFAGQATFDQHVVSYLEMLGVSYTGCNPRGLIIARSKDLAKKLMRFHRIPTPDFLVFSKSGPHHLPKKLQYPLFVKSLTEEASMGITQDSVVWNEANLRERISYFSEKVDSDVIVESYIDGREFYVGVIGNKRLQVFPLWELTFKNTSERVPKVATRRVKWDSRYRKKFGIDTGLAQDLNQSLLIRMQKVAKRTYSALGLSGYARIDMRMDAEGNIYVIEANPNPDIGNGEDFAASAVAYGLSYTILIDKILSLGLTWKPVGT
- a CDS encoding putative zinc-binding metallopeptidase, which gives rise to MKGRQVKSGVQGSDQELLNRPLRSFQLSLEMPNLVRGIRTLRSELQRKGLVFAPHFWIGEEWFCPDYIPGISIPFYLLDSRLLELEKRFIGFAEGEKPLDLLRVLRHETGHALENAYRLRKDRLRIEVFGSSQTPYPRSYLPQPYSRRFVRHLANNYAQSHPDEDFAETFAVWLDPTSNWRTRYSGWSALKKVQAMDAIMTSIKGRRPLNRLKSTYEPLHRSQLTLGQYFMKKRRQLGLDNVIDLDEKLSTAFGRSCFSGPKVDQFIMENRSYLCGQVAEGLGEYKYRVNQVIRRLTHRARELGLRVAPDQKIGPILDIVTAQALDDFAGKRHHIIL